Sequence from the Exiguobacterium aurantiacum genome:
TCATCACGAAAGTGTTCGACCATCTTCAGCAAGCACGGCTCGAGGAGGTCCGCAAACGAAAGACGCCACCGTCCCCTTGAGGATGGTGGCGTCTTTTATTAAGATGCTTTTCGGTTTCGATTCTCGAGCTCGAGCTGCTGATTGAACCGTTTCGTCTCCGCAATGACGACACCCGACAAGAACAATAACCCGATCAAGTTCGGGATGGCCATCAAGCCGTTGAACACATCCGAGAGCGCCCAAACCAAGTTCAAATTCGTCGTCATCGCTCCGAGTCCAGCGACAAGGACGAAGGCGATCCGATACGGAATAATCGATTTCTGACCAAACAAGTAGTGAATCGAACGTTCGCCATAATACGACCATCCGAGCACCGTCGAATAAGCGAACATGACGAGTCCGATTGTCACGATATAACCGCCGACCGGCCCGAGGAACTGCTCGAACGTCGCCGTCGTCAACGCGACTCCTTCAAGTCCCGACCCGATTTGTCCACCCATGACGAGCGTGATCCCTGTGACCGAACAGACGATGAGCGTATCGAGGAACACTTGCGTCATCGAGACGAGTGCCTGACGTCCCGGCATATCCGTTTTTGCCGCCGCCGCCGCGATTGGTGCCGATCCGAGACCGGCCTCGTTCGAGAAGACGCCACGCGCGACCCCGTAACGAATCGCAGCCCCGATAGCCCCTCCTCCAATCGCCTCAGGACTTAACGTACTGCTGAAGATGAGTGAGATGGCATCTGGAATGAGCGTATAGTTCATGATCATAATCAACAACCCGCTACCGAGGTAAAAGACGATCATGACAGGTACGAAATAACTGACGACGCGTCCAATCGATTTGACACCGCCTAAAATGACCGCACCCGTGAAGATCATGATCAAGATACCGGACACGTAAAGCGGTACATCAAACGTCGTCTGGAGCGCCATCGCAACCGAGTTCGTCTGAACCCCGTTCCCAATCCCGAACGCCGCGAGTGAAGCGAATCCGGCGAAGGCGACAGCGAGCCAGCGTTGCTTCAAGCCGCGCTCCAAGTAATACATCGGCCCCCCGGCCATCTGTCCCCGTTCATCAGTGACCCGATATTTGACCGCGAGCACGGCTTCCGCGTACTTCGTCGCCATCCCGAAGAATCCGGAGACCCACATCCAGACGATGGCGCCCGGACCCCCGAGTACGACGGCCGTTGCGACCCCGACGATATTTCCGGTACCGACCGTGGCCGCGAGTGCCGTCATGAGGGCTTGGAAGTGACTGATGTCTCCTTTCGATGACTTATCCTGATTTTTAGAGAATGCGAGTTTCAATGCGTAAGGCAACTTCGTGATTTGAATTCCCCCGAGTCGTACCGTCAAGTAAATGCCTGTCCCCACAAGCAAAATCAAGAGCGGTGGTCCCCACACAAAGTTTGAAATCGTACCGATGAGTTCACTGAACGATTGACCCATGTTCTATTCCCCTTTCCCCTTATGTAATAAGTACATCTCTATTTTTTCAGAATACTTAGAAGATTGTCAAAAGTATTGTGATAAAACAAGTCGAGGAAAGAACAACTGTATCTAAAACAGCGAGCCGCCGGTTAGACGTCTCGCTGAGATGGGGGTTTTTCACGCTGCAACGGCGCCTTCCAATCGAACTCGTCCGGCACGTAGTCCAGTCCACCCGAATGGAACGGTTGGCACCGCATGAGCCGACGTGTCGTCAAATATCCACCTTTGAGGGCGCCATGCTTTTCAATCGCCTCGATGCCATAGTGCGAACACGTCGGATAAAAGCGGCAAGTCGGCGGCTTCAACGGCGAGATGAACCGCTGATACCCTTGAATCCCTCGGACTAACACTCGTTTCACTCTCATCGCCTCCAGTATTACTGCCATGATAGCTCGCCCGGGCCAACTTGTCATCCGTGACGTCTGCGTCAATCAAGTGACAAGTGGATGTCTTGTTTTTCCTTTGTTTTACAATTTGAGCACGATGGGCGCTATTTGACGCATCATTTGTTATGATAAGCACCATGTACACGACCGAATCTATATGAAGAGGTGACGATAATGAATATTTTAATGGTAGGAGCAGGATCGATGAGCGAGTCACTCGTCCGCGGATGGCTGGCCTCAGGTCTGTCTCCTGAACAAATCACGATGACGAACCGGAGTGACCGGACACGTCTGACAGAACTCCACGCCGAGCTCGGCGTGCAAATCGTCGATGAAGAGGATGTCAACGCGTATGACATCGTCGTCCTCGCGATGCAACCGGACGGGGTCATTCCTTACGTGCAATCTAAAACGTGGAGCACGCCGCTCCTCGTCTCGGTAGCAGCTCACATCGAACCGAGCGAGATTGAAGAGGCGTCAGGTCTCCCTGCCGTCTGCGCGATGCCGAACACGCCGGTCGCCTATCGAAGCGGAATGACAGGGCTTTGGTTCGGTCCTGAGACGGATGATACGGTCCGCGATACCGCGACGGCGTTGTTTGAACGTGTCGGACGAACAGCGGTGACGGATGCGAAGACGATGTCGGCGTTCATGGCCGCCGCCGGATGCAGTCCTGCTTTCTTCTATGAGATCGTCGGTTCGATGACGCCCGTCTTGACCGATGCCGGTTTCGACGAAGCGACGGCGCGCCAAATCGTCGCCCAGGCGATGAAAGGCTCAGCCGAACTGTTGCTTCACGAGACACGACCGACGAACGACTTGATCGCGGACGTGGCCGCGCCGGACGGTCCGACCGACCGTGGCGTCGGTGTCCTCCGTGCCCGCGACTTGGCTGATGTCATGTCCTCCGCCCTCCGTGAGAGCGCGAAAGAAGACCATGATGCGATTGAGACTACGATTGAAAGAACGTGACCCTTGAACCGCCCGCTAGAAGTCGAACGTTAAGTTCTGACTTTTAGCGGGCGGTTTTTTGTCTCGTTTCCAGCTTCGTGATAAGTCATAAAATCCACATATTATAGGAACTTCCAACGACAAAGGGCATGGTATGCTACTGATTGAGAACAATTATCATTTAATGAATATGGAGAGATCTCAATGAGTTCATTACTTGCCATTCCGTTGCATCAGCCGGTATTCATATCTGATTTGACGAGAATCGATGATCGTTTGCGGCGTCGCATGATTGCTTTAGGATTTTATGAAGGCTGTTCCATACGGATCAAGCGTCAAGCCATCCTGTCTGGGCCGCTCACTATCGAACAAATCGAACATCGACAAATGATTGCGATTCGTCGTTGCGACGCTGAACAGATCGGGGTGATTGTCCCGTGAGTCAACGAATCGCCCTCATCGGGAACCCGAATACCGGAAAAACGTCATTGTTCAATCGATTGACAGGTTCTTTCGCCCACGTCGGAAACTGGGCCGGCGTCACCGTCGAACAGAAAGTCGGACAATTGCATGGCAACATCGGGCAGTTGATCGACTTGCCAGGCGTCTATGACTTGGACCCGCTGTCGGCTGACGAAGCGATCGTCTCGCGGTTCCTGTTACAGGAACCGTTCGATGGGCTGTTCAACATCATCGACGCCTCACAATTCGAACGCAATTTACAATTGACGCTCCAACTGCTCGAGATGGGACACCCGCTCCAAATCGGATTGAACATGGTCGATGTCGCTGAAGGACGGGGGATCACCATCAACCTAGAACGGTTGCGTGAACGGTTGAATGTCGATATTTTCCCTATCACAGCGCGCACCGGAGCCGGTTGTGACGTCCTGTTGTCTTCGCTTCAATCGAAACCACGCGACCCGTTCACCCTTGATTACGGGCAAGATACCGAACGAGCGATTCAACAGATTTTAGACGTGACTGGACGTCCCAACAGTGACCGCTGGGTCGCCGTCCAATACTTGGCTGGAAACCGCGTCATTGCCGAGCTACTTGAGTCTTCAGCACCAACCGTCCTCGCGATTCGAAAGACGTTGGAAATGAAACTCGGTCGCTTCGCTCATGCTCATATCACGGAACGAAGACGCGAGTGGACAAAAGACGTTCGTCAGCACGTCGTCGAGGAACGGAATACCCGGCGCGTCACGCTGACTGATCGCATCGATGCCGTCGTCACACATCCAATCTGGGGTTTACCGATTTTCTTCGCGGTGCTCTATAGCTTGTTCCACATCACGTTCAACTGGGTCGGCGCGCCCCTGTCCGATGTATTGGATGGGTTGTTGACCGGTCCCGTCACATCGGGAACGAGCTGGTTGTTACAAACGCTCGGGACCTCGTCCTTTATCCAGGCGTTGATCGTCGAAGGTGTGATTGCCGGTGTCGGCGGCGTCCTCGTCTTCGTGCCGCAGATTTTTGTGCTCTTTTTCTTCATCTCGTTTTTGGAAGATTCGGGGTATATGGCGCGTGTCGCCATCGTCATGGATCGTTTCATGCAACTCGTTGGACTGAACGGGAAAAGCTTCATCCCGATGATTATCGGCTTCGGCTGCAACGTCCCGGGCATCATGGCCGCCCGGACGATCGAGGAAGAGCGGGAACGTCTCGTGACGATTTTCATTTCACCGTTCATGTCTTGCTCTGCACGTCTTCCGATTTATGCAGTGTTTGCCGCCAGTTTTTTCACCTCGAATCAAGCGCTCGTCGTCCTCTCGCTCTATATGCTCGGAATCATCTTGGCATTGATTGCCGCTAAACTTTTTACGTTCCTCTTGGCTGCGGAAGACCGGAATAGTCTCTTCATCGTCGAACAGCCTCCTTACCGTGTCCCTCAGGGGTTGACGCTTTGGCGTAGCACGTGGCAAAAAGCAAAAGGCTTCGTCCGAAAAGCTGGTACGTTCATCTTGGGAGGTTCCGTCTTCATTTGGTTACTCGCTTATTCCGGCCCAGATGGGTTCGACGTGCCGATGGACGAGAGCTTTCTCGCCATGATCGGCGGTTTGATCGCGACGTTATTGGTTCCGCTCGGATTTGGCACATGGCAAGCAGGCGCTTCGCTCATCACCGGGTTTTTGGCGAAAGAGGTCGTCGTCTCGACGATGGCGATCATCTATGCGGTCAGCGAATCAGACTTGTCCGCTTCATTACTTCCCGTGTTCACCCCGTTAAGCGCGTATAGTTTCATGGCGTTCGTCTTGCTCTATGTTCCGTGCCTGGCGACCGTTGCCGTCATTCGGCGCGAGGTGGGAAGCGCCCAGCTGACGTGGATTGCTAGCCTTTACGGATTAGGCGTGGCGTACGTCGTATCGTTGCTCATCTACCAAGTCGGTCGTCTGCTTGGATTTTCGTGACAAGGAGGGAATATGATGTCTTTATTTGATCTTTTGATTGGCCTCGCCGTTTTCGGATACGCTGTTTATGCGCTTTATCGATATACACGAAAAGCAAAATCAGGGAAATGTGCCACTTGTGACCTCAAACCAACGTGTACATCGTCCTGTGAGGCCGCAGACTGGGATCAACTCATCGCCGAAGCGTTACGTTCCAATCAAAAAAAGTCATAATCTATACAAAAATGGACGGGCGCGTTTTTTGCGCCCGTCCATTTTTTCATTGAAAGAGATGTAACACCGTGACGATGACCGCAACCATCAAAATCCCCGGCAATAAATTTGCAACGCGAATCCGGGTGATCCCGACCAAGTTCAAGCCGATTGCGACAATCATGACGCCGCCCGTCGCCGTCATCTCTAAAATGAAATCATCCATGAGCGACTCTGGGATGAATTTCATGATTTGGATGGCGAGCAAGGCGATTGCCCCTTGGTATAAGAGAACCGGGACGGCCGAGAACATGACCCCGATGCCGAGCGTCGAGCTGAGGACGAGTGCCGTGAAGCCGTCAATCAAGCCTTTCGTGTACAGGACATCATGATCCCCGCGCAATCCGCTGTCGAGCGCGCCGATGACGGCCATCGCCCCGATGACGAAGATGAGCGTCGCCGTAATGAACCCTTCGGCGATGCTCGACTTGCTCTTGCCACCGAGACGGCGTTCCAACTGATAGCCGACCTCGTTCAACTTCTCATCGAGCTTCCACCATTCGCCGAGGGCGGCCCCGATGACAAGACTGCCGATGACGATTAAAAAGTTCTCACTCTTCATCCCCATTTGAATCCCAAGCAAGACGACGGCGAGACCGATGGCTGCAGTGACCGTCTCTTTCATGCGTTCGGGGATGCGGTGAAACAAGAGTCCAAGCAATGTGCCAATCACGATCAAGACCGCGTTGACGATTGTTCCGGTTAAGACCATTGGATGATTCCCCGTTTCTGTATGTATTGAGAGGAATATACCAACTGTTTATGTGAGCTGTCAATTGAAAGAAAAACAAAAAAAAAACCACTTCTCGCAAGAAGTGGCGTCGCGGAAACCCACGTTCCTATGGGTTTCGCATCGGGTTTGGCACCCAAGTGATTCTGACTGGGCTCGAACCAGCGACCTCTACCCTGTCAAGGTAGCGCTCTCCCAGCTGAGCTACAGAATCAGGTCGTGTCCTCTCTTAAGGACACTATTAATATATCAAGAAACTAATGCCTTGGCAACTGTTTTTTAAAACTTTTTTTATTTTTTTTAACGCGTCATTTCTTCGCGTTTCATGTGGCGGCACAGCCGCTCTAAATCTCCGGCATAGACAGAGACGAGCATACCTTGATACTCGGTATCCCGGTCCCAATGCAGCCCATTCGCTTTTGCGACCCGCTGCGACGGGACGTTATCCGGATGAATCAAGGAAATGATCTCTTTCTCTCCTTCTTCAAACGCGTGGCGCATGAGACGTGCCGCCGCCTCCCGTCCATATCCCATATGCCAATGTTTCGGCGCCAACCAATATCCGACTTCAAGTTCAATCATGCCATCGAGTTCATGAAGTAACGTGCCGGCATGACCAATTGGCTCGTCACTCTCATGTGACATCAATTTGAGCAATCCGGTTTGACGACCCGTCTGATAGCGGGCCAACTGGCGCTCGAACCATTCGATCGTCTGTTCATCCGTATATGGCTTTCCATCCGGGCTAATAAAACGCATCACGCGCGGATCTTGGAGTAGCGATTTCACGAAATAAAAATCAGCAATCGTGTAAGGTTCAAGTCGTAGACGTTCGGATTGCAGTTTGATATGACTCATCATCCCCGCCCCTTTCGTTCACAGTCTGAACTATTCAATTCCCGTTTTTATTCCGGTTCAATCCTGTTTAGGCGACAACTTTTAGTCCGATGACGCTCCCGATAATGAGTAACAGGAAGAAGATCCTCCAACGGTCTCGCGATTCGTTCAAATAGAGCATGCCAAGTACGACGCCACCGGCCGCCCCAATCCCAACCCAAATCGAATAAGCCAGCCCGAGCGGGAGCGTCTCGAGGGAGCGCGACAATAAATAAAAACTTAAGGCAAACGTTCCAACGGATAGAGCAGACCATTTAAAAATTTGATAGCCTTTCGATTTTCCCATCCAAAAGACGGCCATCATTTCGGCAAGACCCGCGCCAATCAAAAATACCCAACTCATGCCGACTCCCCTCCCGTCACTTGTTTCAATCCAATCACACCGATGAGGAGCGTCGCGATAAAGACGAGCTTCATGCCAGTCAGTGCCTCCTCGAACAAGACCGCACCGACGATGACCGTCCCGACAGCCCCAATCCCGGTGAACACCGCATACCCGGTCCCGGCCGGTAATGTCCGGAACGACATCGCCAACAATCCAAAACTAACGACCAATAATAGAATGGTGATTGCACTCGGGCCGAGCACTGTGAAACCGTTCGACAGCTTCATCGTCGTCGCCCAAACGATTTCGAGCAGCCCGGCGAGCACGAGCCAACCCCAGGCCATTTGATCTTGTCTCATATCCAACCGACTCCTTTCTTATAAACTGTAAATGCGGCCTGTTGCCGCTTGACGCGATTCGTCTCGAGCGTGAAGAGCGAGAGCAACGCGCCATCGAGAAAACAATAGTACGCGTCATACACGTCCTCGAGCGATTGTTCTGGTAACGCCCCTTGCTCCATCGCCAATCGAAACTGTTCTTTCTCGAACGCCTGCAGATCCGTTTCGACCGTCCCGAGCGTCGTCTCGATGAACGAACGCAGTTCAGGCGGCGGGACGAGCAACATCCGCTTCGTCAGCATCCACGTCTCCTCTTCTTCAAAGAAGCGAATCAACGTCTCGACAATCGCCTCAATCCGTTCGAGCGGCGCCGCGTTCACAGTGGCGTCCCGCGCTTCTCGCCAGACGCGATCATAACGCTCTGCCATGTCCTCAACGACTTGTTTAAACAGTTGTTCTTTCCCTTCGATATGGGCATATAGCGACGCTTTTTTGATGCCTACATCCTCGGCGAGTGCCGCTAATGATAGTCCTTCATATCCTTCAAGCGCAAAGCGCCGCCGCGCCGCCAGCTCGATTCGTTGTTTCGTATTCATCCGTCATCGTCCCCTTTCGTCCTCACTACTTTACCTAACGAACGGTAGGTAGTCAAGTGTGGGGATTGCATTCCATGCATTGAGACGGCACACTAAAATCAGTTGATCTTGAAAGGAGCTTTTTTTCATGTTCGAACAGTTCAGTTTCACGTTACCGACCGAATCAATGCGCGGTCGGAAACGAATCGTCCGCGTCTTTCGTCCCGACTTCGTGTCGGCTGACGAAAAGATCCCGGTCCTCTATATGCACGACGGTCAAAACGTGTTCGACGGCAAGACGGCCACGATCGGAGAAGGCTGGTCGATTGATCGCCACATCGAGGACTTGCAATTGCCGCTCATGGTCGTCGCCATCGCGAGTGCCCCAGACTGGCTCGACCGCTACGATGAGTATTCGTTTTACGAAGATGAGATGCTGTATCGACGGATCGGCCCAGAACTCGCCAAGACGCGCCCCACCCTCGGGGGCAGAGGTCGGGCTTACGCCGACTGGCTCATGCAAGAGTTGAAGCCGTGGATTGATGCGCGCTATGTGACCGACCCGGACGACATCGGCGTGATGGGCAGCTCGATGGGCGGTGTCATCTCGCTCTATATGATGACGGCCTATCCGTCCATCCGGCGCGTCGGCTCGCTCTCGACGGCCGCATGGGCCAATCTCGACTCGCTCATCCGGGAAGTGCAGCAGGCCAATGTGACGGCCCGCCTCTATATGGACATCGGGACGAACGAGACGAGCGGACCGATCACGCCCGATGATTACTTATATACGAACGCGAAACTCGTCGAGACGGTCGCACGAACAGGAATCGCCTTCCGCTATGAGGTCGAGTCCGGTG
This genomic interval carries:
- a CDS encoding DMT family transporter — its product is MAWGWLVLAGLLEIVWATTMKLSNGFTVLGPSAITILLLVVSFGLLAMSFRTLPAGTGYAVFTGIGAVGTVIVGAVLFEEALTGMKLVFIATLLIGVIGLKQVTGGESA
- a CDS encoding FeoB-associated Cys-rich membrane protein, with amino-acid sequence MSLFDLLIGLAVFGYAVYALYRYTRKAKSGKCATCDLKPTCTSSCEAADWDQLIAEALRSNQKKS
- the yidD gene encoding membrane protein insertion efficiency factor YidD encodes the protein MRVKRVLVRGIQGYQRFISPLKPPTCRFYPTCSHYGIEAIEKHGALKGGYLTTRRLMRCQPFHSGGLDYVPDEFDWKAPLQREKPPSQRDV
- a CDS encoding alanine/glycine:cation symporter family protein — protein: MGQSFSELIGTISNFVWGPPLLILLVGTGIYLTVRLGGIQITKLPYALKLAFSKNQDKSSKGDISHFQALMTALAATVGTGNIVGVATAVVLGGPGAIVWMWVSGFFGMATKYAEAVLAVKYRVTDERGQMAGGPMYYLERGLKQRWLAVAFAGFASLAAFGIGNGVQTNSVAMALQTTFDVPLYVSGILIMIFTGAVILGGVKSIGRVVSYFVPVMIVFYLGSGLLIMIMNYTLIPDAISLIFSSTLSPEAIGGGAIGAAIRYGVARGVFSNEAGLGSAPIAAAAAKTDMPGRQALVSMTQVFLDTLIVCSVTGITLVMGGQIGSGLEGVALTTATFEQFLGPVGGYIVTIGLVMFAYSTVLGWSYYGERSIHYLFGQKSIIPYRIAFVLVAGLGAMTTNLNLVWALSDVFNGLMAIPNLIGLLFLSGVVIAETKRFNQQLELENRNRKAS
- a CDS encoding pyrroline-5-carboxylate reductase family protein, which encodes MNILMVGAGSMSESLVRGWLASGLSPEQITMTNRSDRTRLTELHAELGVQIVDEEDVNAYDIVVLAMQPDGVIPYVQSKTWSTPLLVSVAAHIEPSEIEEASGLPAVCAMPNTPVAYRSGMTGLWFGPETDDTVRDTATALFERVGRTAVTDAKTMSAFMAAAGCSPAFFYEIVGSMTPVLTDAGFDEATARQIVAQAMKGSAELLLHETRPTNDLIADVAAPDGPTDRGVGVLRARDLADVMSSALRESAKEDHDAIETTIERT
- a CDS encoding FeoA family protein produces the protein MSSLLAIPLHQPVFISDLTRIDDRLRRRMIALGFYEGCSIRIKRQAILSGPLTIEQIEHRQMIAIRRCDAEQIGVIVP
- a CDS encoding DUF554 domain-containing protein translates to MVLTGTIVNAVLIVIGTLLGLLFHRIPERMKETVTAAIGLAVVLLGIQMGMKSENFLIVIGSLVIGAALGEWWKLDEKLNEVGYQLERRLGGKSKSSIAEGFITATLIFVIGAMAVIGALDSGLRGDHDVLYTKGLIDGFTALVLSSTLGIGVMFSAVPVLLYQGAIALLAIQIMKFIPESLMDDFILEMTATGGVMIVAIGLNLVGITRIRVANLLPGILMVAVIVTVLHLFQ
- a CDS encoding alpha/beta hydrolase, whose amino-acid sequence is MFEQFSFTLPTESMRGRKRIVRVFRPDFVSADEKIPVLYMHDGQNVFDGKTATIGEGWSIDRHIEDLQLPLMVVAIASAPDWLDRYDEYSFYEDEMLYRRIGPELAKTRPTLGGRGRAYADWLMQELKPWIDARYVTDPDDIGVMGSSMGGVISLYMMTAYPSIRRVGSLSTAAWANLDSLIREVQQANVTARLYMDIGTNETSGPITPDDYLYTNAKLVETVARTGIAFRYEVESGAVHNEIAWRRRLPNALAFLYELT
- a CDS encoding TetR/AcrR family transcriptional regulator — protein: MNTKQRIELAARRRFALEGYEGLSLAALAEDVGIKKASLYAHIEGKEQLFKQVVEDMAERYDRVWREARDATVNAAPLERIEAIVETLIRFFEEEETWMLTKRMLLVPPPELRSFIETTLGTVETDLQAFEKEQFRLAMEQGALPEQSLEDVYDAYYCFLDGALLSLFTLETNRVKRQQAAFTVYKKGVGWI
- a CDS encoding GNAT family N-acetyltransferase, with the translated sequence MSHIKLQSERLRLEPYTIADFYFVKSLLQDPRVMRFISPDGKPYTDEQTIEWFERQLARYQTGRQTGLLKLMSHESDEPIGHAGTLLHELDGMIELEVGYWLAPKHWHMGYGREAAARLMRHAFEEGEKEIISLIHPDNVPSQRVAKANGLHWDRDTEYQGMLVSVYAGDLERLCRHMKREEMTR
- a CDS encoding DMT family transporter; translation: MSWVFLIGAGLAEMMAVFWMGKSKGYQIFKWSALSVGTFALSFYLLSRSLETLPLGLAYSIWVGIGAAGGVVLGMLYLNESRDRWRIFFLLLIIGSVIGLKVVA
- the feoB gene encoding ferrous iron transport protein B; its protein translation is MSQRIALIGNPNTGKTSLFNRLTGSFAHVGNWAGVTVEQKVGQLHGNIGQLIDLPGVYDLDPLSADEAIVSRFLLQEPFDGLFNIIDASQFERNLQLTLQLLEMGHPLQIGLNMVDVAEGRGITINLERLRERLNVDIFPITARTGAGCDVLLSSLQSKPRDPFTLDYGQDTERAIQQILDVTGRPNSDRWVAVQYLAGNRVIAELLESSAPTVLAIRKTLEMKLGRFAHAHITERRREWTKDVRQHVVEERNTRRVTLTDRIDAVVTHPIWGLPIFFAVLYSLFHITFNWVGAPLSDVLDGLLTGPVTSGTSWLLQTLGTSSFIQALIVEGVIAGVGGVLVFVPQIFVLFFFISFLEDSGYMARVAIVMDRFMQLVGLNGKSFIPMIIGFGCNVPGIMAARTIEEERERLVTIFISPFMSCSARLPIYAVFAASFFTSNQALVVLSLYMLGIILALIAAKLFTFLLAAEDRNSLFIVEQPPYRVPQGLTLWRSTWQKAKGFVRKAGTFILGGSVFIWLLAYSGPDGFDVPMDESFLAMIGGLIATLLVPLGFGTWQAGASLITGFLAKEVVVSTMAIIYAVSESDLSASLLPVFTPLSAYSFMAFVLLYVPCLATVAVIRREVGSAQLTWIASLYGLGVAYVVSLLIYQVGRLLGFS